From a single Desulfuribacillus alkaliarsenatis genomic region:
- a CDS encoding amphi-Trp domain-containing protein: MVMDQKPRTVVHFKSEERRTVNEIADFLRVVADKLDTQGSFQIEQAGEQFDIRPEGNTKLELKYESKGERHKFEIEIEWKPGQEDKSFTIR; the protein is encoded by the coding sequence ATGGTTATGGACCAGAAGCCAAGAACGGTTGTGCACTTTAAGAGTGAAGAACGTAGAACAGTCAATGAAATTGCGGATTTCCTCAGAGTTGTTGCTGACAAGCTTGACACACAAGGTTCATTTCAAATTGAACAAGCAGGCGAGCAGTTTGATATCAGACCTGAAGGCAACACAAAGCTAGAGCTTAAGTATGAAAGCAAAGGTGAACGGCACAAGTTTGAAATAGAAATTGAATGGAAGCCTGGCCAAGAAGATAAATCATTTACAATAAGATAG
- a CDS encoding response regulator, with amino-acid sequence MRKIALIDDSKTFRVYARQILEQEQYQVEEFNDAEVFFNVTKDFNEYALIITDLHMPGMSGLTALENIRFNPITEKIPVLLITGKPSKDVVELAVRYKVNDFISKPFTSDVLLSRVNKILK; translated from the coding sequence GTGAGAAAAATTGCATTAATTGATGACAGTAAAACATTTCGTGTTTATGCAAGGCAGATTCTAGAGCAAGAGCAATATCAAGTGGAAGAATTTAACGACGCTGAGGTGTTTTTTAATGTGACAAAGGACTTCAATGAGTATGCTCTGATTATTACAGACTTACATATGCCTGGTATGAGCGGGCTGACAGCATTGGAGAACATTCGCTTCAACCCAATTACGGAAAAAATCCCTGTTCTTTTAATTACAGGGAAGCCTTCGAAGGACGTAGTAGAGCTTGCGGTACGCTATAAAGTGAATGACTTTATAAGTAAACCATTTACTTCTGATGTATTGCTTTCACGTGTTAACAAAATCTTAAAATAA